The nucleotide sequence catttaaatatattgatttcTCATCTGTTATCTGTTTATCTTCCTAGCTGTTTGTTTTAGTGTGTTTATGTTTCTATGTATAAAATTgtgaaagagtaaataaaaatgtttttaaaagaagacaatatttttttatttagtgctCTTCCTAAACACAGgccctgctctgagcagcctgctcttatactctctgcctgtcctttctctttttaccAACCTGAGCTCTCTCACACCAACTCGTCCTGAGTCTTTTTTGTGTTGAAGACAGGAACCCTGGGTTTGCCTCAGTCCCTGAAAGATTCTGGGAATCCCTCGGGATGCTGAGGACGACAGTGAGGAGCTGTCATCTGCCACCGACAAGAATATGGGAAAGCAAAGAAGTATAATTAGTGTTGAAACCAGGTTCTGGGCTAGAACCAGGCCTTGGGTTAGGATCAGGCACAAGACTGTTACATAGGTCAGTGATTTGGGGGTTCCTGTCCCCTGCTTTTTCTCCATCTGCCAGGACTGGAAACAGGTGGGCTGTTCTGGGATGCTCTGAAGCCTGTGCTCACCACTGTTTCTATCTTTTCATCCACAAacacatccacccatccatccatgtatccatccatccatccatgtatccatccatgtatccatccatccacctacccacccatccatgtatccatccatccatccatccatccatccatccatccatccatccatccacctacccacccatccatgtatccatccatccatccatccatccatccatccatccatccacccacctaaccatccatccatacatctaGATACAACCCACTGAGATTTATAGATTTATGTTGTCACTGGAGACCCTGGGGtacccttctccttcctccagcaaATACCCTGCCCGCCCCATACTAAAGAGTACTCACCCTCCTACAGCTAATCTTAGTGTCTCTGCAAAATCCTGTACACTTCTCACTGAACAGGTAGGAATGATAGAGTCTGGAGAAGCAGGATCAGATTAGTATCATCTGTAGTAGTCACTCTGAGACCCCTGCATAGCACTGTTCTCCACTGGGTGGTGGAGACCTTGGTGCCCGCCCACCCCAGGTGGgctctggtttccattgtgagtcATGCCAAGGGACAACCCACTTGGCCTTGAACACCTCCAGTAGTAACCAGGAAGCCCTCTCCTGCTGTGGGAGATGAATGGTCATGATGGCAGGTAGCTTTGATACCAGCCCAGCCTGGAGGCTCAGGCCCCATGCTTGTCCAAAAGAAGAAGGGGGGGAGGACACACCAGTTCACAGCCTTGAGCAATTTCAAACAGGTTGTTCGGtcagtcccctcccccagcctagAGAGGGATTGCTTGTTTGGGAAGTCAAACTCAAGGGTGATTCTTCCCACAAGAGAATCCACTATCTGTAGTATCAGAAAGAAGCAGAGCATGGGAAGGGCATAGTGGGGACAGCTGGGGAGCCCAGATAAGGGTGGAGCCTGTGTTCTGAGCTAACTATGGGAGCCATCTTAGAGGGCAAGCTGGTGGTGACAGGCTGGCCCTGGAGGGAATGATTCTCTTTCCCCACCAAGTTGGGCTGCTGTGGTTCAGTCGTAGACAGATGCCGGAAGATTGTTGCTGCAGACGCTCCAATGGGCTGCCATGgtgctgctttgctttttaaatcctCTCGGAGCTTGGCAAATGAgggttttttggtgtttttttttttttgtttgtttgtttgtttttcaagacagggtttctctatggctttggagcctgtcctggcactagctcttgtagaccaggctggtctcgaactcacagagatcctcctgcctctgcctcccgggtgctgggattaaaggcgtgcgccaccaccacccatagGGGTTTTATTTTTGATCACCCTAGTGTTCTTTTGTCCTTAAAGCTTCTCATATTGAAAATGCTTTGTGTTTATTGCAGACAGGATGGAAAACAGAAAACGAGAGAGGGCCTGACAAAAGTTAGCTCTAATTCCTTCAGCTGGAAACATGTTTTGTGCATCTTTTAGAATCTACAGGGGAAGAGACCACACCTGTGTAATGAACATTCAGGTCGTCTCTGATCTTCCTCTGTTATGTACACGGAAGTGCCATCAGCTGGGTGCAGGGGTGCTGACCAATAGGATACCTTTCTGGAAGTGTGATTTCTCAGGGTTTTCCCTGCTGTGGTCACCACTGTACATATTCGAGGGAGATTAAGCCAAGCCAATCTCGTCAGCTAAACACCCTCTGGGCCTGTGTGAGGCTCTTTTCAGTCACAGACCTCTGTAGAGTCTCTGGGTCAGAATGGATCTGGCAGGCCTCTTCTGGCAAGCCCCtcatctctctctacctcttgGCTTTCATACACCCAGGGATGGGAACCTCCTTCTTGGCCCTGAATTTCCCAGCTCTCGTGGCCCTGCCTCTGGGGAATGCACCCCTGGTCTTCACTGCTGACATTGGTTATTGACTCAGCAGAACAGACCCAGGCAGCCGTATGTCTGCAGCCAGCTCCTCATGGTCTGCGCCTCCAGTCTGTCCCACGTGCTGCCTGGTCAATTTCCCTACTTACAGAGTCACTGTTCCTTGCCTGGGGCTCCAGTGTGGCTTCCTTCCTAGGAAACCCAGCCTGGCCACTCTGCTCAGGGGTCAGGCACTCCCATGTTCCTCCCCTGCCCCAGTGAATCACTCAGTACTCACTTGTAGCTCTagcccccccaccaccacttgCCATAACTGGTGGCAGCCTTGAAGCTTCAGGTCATCTCTGTATCCAGAAGTTCCTGGGGTACAGTTCAGCAGAGGAGCACTTTCCTGACAtgcagaagacttgagtttaaTCACCAACACTACACTGAACAACAAAACCACAATCCCAATCTTACCTGCTAAACATTTGGTACATAGGGTTCTGACCCACCCAGCCTGAGGATCTTCTTATAGGGGTAACAGGTTCATTGTTTACTCCACAAGAAATGGACACTAGTGGGTCCCATGAGCTACTTTCACTGAATACCAGGGACAGGGGTTGGGCAAGTCAGAACAGGCCTGGTCTAGCCCAAGTCCTTTGTATTGGGAATAGGTAGAATTTACTACCTCTGTGGAGAAAGGCAGGCCAGGAcctggacagagaagagagagagtaaTGGAGAAGCTAAGTGAGGCTGTCCACCGCAGAAGggaatgtagtgatattttgcttgtaatttaacaaataaagtttgcctgaagatcagagaagcagagccatcAGACACTAGAGAGTTCTGACCTCTATCAAGGCCCAGACCCAAGAGGCATCCTATCTCTACAGACGATTCCTCAGACTGACTGttgtctctatgaaacctcagactgcatgctcagactaaatcctcagactgcatctgagctcctgtctcctcctgccttatattcttctctctgcccagctatattgctcctgtctcctcctccctagtgctgggattaaaggcctgtgatcccaacTGCCGGGATCACCTTTGTGTAAACTCGGTTTCTCTTTTATATaaattcaatctcatgtagcccagggtggccttgaactcacagagatctgtctacctctgtctcccaagtgctgggattgaaggtgtgtggtCTTCATGGCTAACTAGTGgattagctctgcactctgatcttcaggcaagctttatttgttagattacaaagtAGTACTACAGAGGGATGCTTCTGTTGAGCCAGGTTCCttgaggggggggggtggtggtggtgatggcagtgTTCCAGGCCCAGGAAGCAGCAGGTGCAGACATTCTGAGATCCTGTTTACCACCTTGACGTGGTCACTCAGACCACATCTATAGTGCAGTGTTGTGTGCCAGGCTAGGACTGGTGTCAGCTCCAGGAATCTGTCCTGTCTCTGACCTGATTAGATGGTTGAAAATCCACAACAGGCAAGGCTTCCTGCTGGGCTGTGACTCAGTCCCTCTTCTGCCTGTGTCTCTGGTCTCATCAGTTAAGCAGGTGGCCACTGAATTGTTGCTCGGTGGGCTTCTAAACTTCTGATCAGGTGACTAGTTTGTTCCTCTAACTAGCCAGTCTTGACCAGGACTTTCTCTGAGCCTGGCATTGTGCTGGACCCCGGGGAGTGGGTATGATCTAGGTAGgtccttcttcttttcctgaggCTTACTCTTTGCAGGGGTGTCCAACCTTTTGACACTGTGACTTGATGTTGGGATTTACAAATCTATTGGGCTGTGTAGGTGGCTCTCCTGGAATGCAAACAGCCCTTGGACCTCAGGTTGGGCACACTTGAGAGTCTAGAGATAAGACAGAAAATGCACACAGGGAAAACCAATAGGGCAAGATGACAGAGATCAGCCTTCAGCTATGTATGCCCATCAAAGATGAAACAGGGCAACTTTAGCTTAGTCTTGAAGAAGGATGAGGTTGTCCCATAAGGGCCAGATGGTCTGTGCAAAGGCCCTATAGCTTTGGTGTGTTGGAGCTCAGTGGAAAGATTGCTTTCTCTGCTTATTGAAAATGCCCGTAACAGATTGACCCTCATTTGAAGGGATTGCCAAGGGAGAGAGGTGTCTCCATCTTTGGCCACACACAGCGCTGTGTCATCCTGGAAACCAGTTCAGTGCAGCTGGCACAGTCTCCTCCCCAGGCAGGCTCCGGGCAGCGGGTCGCTGGGTGGTGAGGAGAACAAGGCTACATTATGAGAGTTTCACAGCCCGGCTGTGGGCAAACAGAAGGCCCGAGTGTGCCCAGGGACAGCAGACTGCTTAGAATAGATCATCAAGCTTGGCTCTGGGAGCCAGGAGAGCAGCCAACAAGAACCAGGTCTTTATGAAGGGGAGGCCCAGCTTGGCATGAAAGAAGAGCATGCATACCTGCCCCCTATCTGCTGCCCCTGGCAGGCCTCTGGCTCTGGGTGacatcacaggcacacacactggcAGCAAACAAAGTTTACGGGTAGACTGTCTGCTAGGGGATGGAGTTTCCCAGctaccttccctctgcctcccgctcCAGGACACAGACAAATGAAACCTGTGGCCAATGGAAACAGCCCATGAGGTTCTGTGCACTGGACGTGAAGTAGACAACTCCTCTCTAAGCCTAGGAGGTGGGCTGCAGAAGCCCTTCTTACAGAGACTGGTGGTCAGAGAACAGCAGCCACACGGCCAGTTCCATAGCTGGTAAATGACAGATGGACCATTGGAGCTTAGAACTGCCCCAGCCTGGGCCTGGTTCACACTGCAATGTACGTGATGTGGGTGTGTATGGCAGAACTCTTACCACATTGGCTATGGAGAACATCACTCAACATTGCATGGCCAAACAGCTGTCTATGAAGACTTTGGGGCTCAGGAATTGGGTAGGACTGCACCGCTGAGCCTGGAGAAGCTGATCCTTGATCAGTCCTCATTGCAGGACCAGGCTGTCCATCAGGGGCCTCagctcctcttccagcctctcccCACAGCCCTTCCTGGTTGCTGGTTGGGGCTTCTTCACAGTGTATATCCCTTTAGCTGAGCATCTCCATGGAAGGGGGCGGGGACGGGACTGCTGTAGCTGGTCATGAACACTGACCCAATTTCAGCCATACAGGAAGACAAGATTGGCATAAACGACCTCTGAGCCCAGCACACGTGGGACTCGGCAGGTCCTCAGAAGACTTTCATAGGTCCACTGAACTCATCCATTCTCCATCACTGTTTccaaaggaggaaactgaggcccagggagccGAATAGTTGATTGACCAAAAAAGACAGCTTTGCTGGGCATTGTTACACCACACTGCCCCCTCGTGGCCACAGACAGTATGTCCTGAGCACAAGGCTAGGTCTTCTAAGGTGTTAGGATCCCGGCCCTCCTGGGGCTAGGGCAGGGTCCTGGGTAATGGCTGCCTTTGGTGTTAGTGAGGGATGgaggctctgtagaccagataaGCTCCGTGACTCCTCACATGGATCTCCAGGTCAAAACTCCCACACGACAGACTTTACAGACAGGAGAGGCTGAGGAACTGATCACAGTCGCTTCGCATCCACCCCCACGGGACCGctgctcctttcctctcttccttcctaaaAAATCCAGCACCCTCCTCTTGACCCCATGGTGCTCTCTGGGTTCGTGCTCCGGAATGTGTCTCTACACAAGGGGGTACATATTTGTCTCTTATTAGAATAGGAAGACTTTCtgacctctccctctcccaccatccctctcccctccctccccttctctaccCTTGACCCATCTCTGGCTTTTGAGACAATATGCTCAACATGCTGGCCTCcgactcacaatcctcctgcctctgcctcctaagtgctggattacagcCACATACTATCACAATGGCCCCGATCTTTCTCCTGGAGGTCACCTATGAGTTTCACTGTCCCTCCTGATTTACCCGGTACCAGTCAGGATAAATGAGTGGGATGTTGAGTCCCACATGTAGAAACCACTTCAGCCCCGGTGCCTGAGTCCTTCGGTCTTTACCTAAAAAACCTTatagacaacaaacaaacaagccaggtggCGATGGCGCACACCTTGAaccctagcactttggaggcagaggcaggcccatctgtgagttcgagaatacagagtgagtcccaggacagccagggctacacagagaaaccatgtctcaaaacaaaaacaaaaacaagccgggcggtggtggcgcacacctttaatcccagcacttgggaggcagaggcaggaggatctctgtgagttcgagaccagcctggtctacagagctagttccaggacaggctccaaaaccacagagaaaccctgtctcgaaaaaccaaaaaaacaaaacaaaacaaaaaaaaaaaacccaataccTGATAGAAGCTaacatggtggtccatgcctataactccagtgctCACTAAGGATGCAGAGGATCTGACCATTCTTGGTTGCAGAGAAAGgttttgaggtcaacctgggttacatgagaccctgtctcaaaaaaaaaaaaaaaggaggagagggaaggaagtaaggaaggaagaagagaaggagtaggaagaggaggagaaaagtaaataaagaccTGGTGGAGAGGCTGCATGTTACCCTTGTGGCCACCCCAGGCCTTTTAATACTCTGCTTCTTGAgttctgctctgcctcctgttgTATTCTGGACATCTTCTGGCTCCGGTTTTGGGCCCAGCATAGGCAACAACACTGGGCACTCTGCTCCTGCCAGATAAGATGTCCCCtttcttagccaggtggtggtggtacacacctttaatcctagcacttgggaggcagatgcaggtggatctctgtgaatttgaggccagcctggtctaccaagtgaattccaggacagttaggactgttacacagagaaaccctgtctcaaaaacaaaacaaaacaaaagctgtccCTTTCCCTAGACCTCAATGCTCCACTCAGAATAGAGACAGCCTCTCCGTGTTCACCTACCTTCTGCTGCCCTGGTGCATTGGACTTGGGCAAAGTCACACCCACAGCCTGCAGACGACCTGCTAGGGCCTGCTCAGCCCCTGCAACTACAAGAGCCAATTCCCCAATGATCCCTTCCCATAGAGCTGCTGTGTGCACTTCTTCTTGGCTCAGTCTCTCTGGAGAACTCTGACTGATACAGGGTACCAGAGAGAAAGAATTGGGGAATGGGCTGATGCAGGGATGCAGGAGGGATAAGAGAGGGGTGCTCCTTtaaggcatgcacacacagcaggCTGGCAAGACATGGCTATAACCCAAGGACACAAAAAGAAGAGGTTGGAAGAAGATGCCTCCAAAGCCGAGGCCAGGGCACACTATGGGGACCAAGAATCTTGCAGGTACCAGATGCCTGCTCAACCTCCCTGTCAGCTGCCCCTTGGTTCGGTTGTCCCTTTCCGTTCGTCCCCGGTACTTTGATAGTACTTTCTAATAGGCTAGTCTCTAGATGGCACTGGTTCAGAATGGACAAAGGGGACAAAGTTCAAGCCCTTCCCTTAACCAGGAGACaagaattaagtaaataaatgaccACGCTTCTCTTGGGGGAAGGTCAGAGCTAAGAAGATAGTGCAGAGTGAAGGGCCTGGCGATCATGGGGCCTATCAGATGGTTATTCCCAAATATTAGCATGCACCCTTCTCATACGCTACAGGAAGAGGAACAGACATTGTGCCTCAGCTTCTGTTCATTCTGTTTTGTGCTCTGTGCGTCTATCATGGAGGTCCGGCTATTGTGGCTGAGTCCGTCTGAGAATCTTGGACGGAATTTGAATTCCTTAAGGCTGTGTCTGGAAATGCTGTTTTGGCGCCTTCCCTGCGCCTGTAGCGCCCTCTTGTGGGAAGGAACTGTTTTGCAGCCAGATGATCCTGAGAGGCTTTATTTAcgtaaccacattttttttttttttaatcttgcttCCTCCAGCCGGCTTCACACCACCGGGAGGATCCCCTCCCACTTTGGTCGACGAAGAGCCTAAAAGGAACGCTTTGGCTCTCCATTGACGGGCTGATGGCTTAGGTCACTTTGAAAAATGTTCTTGACTTTATAGCCTCTTAGCATATTTAAGGTCTTCTTAGAAAATGTGAATTCTACACATGTCCTGGTGCTGTTAGGAACAAAGCTCGCACGGTTCTGCTAGAAATACCCGTGCTGTGTTTAACCAGTGTAGTCCAGGAACCATGGCTTGGACTATGCTGGCATCCGACTTCTGCTACGAATCTGCCTTGTTCTTGCGTTAGGAGtcacatattttctctctgtgttcttgaCCCTCCCATTGGTTTCCTGGCAAACATGActttatttgttttcctgttttgataCGATACCCAGATATGGTATAGCTCACTCCAGACATGTGAATTGTTACTGCTGAGAATCCAGGCAGGCCAAGCAGGGCCCATAGAGCGGCCATCCACTTGTTGGTCACATCTGCAGGTGGTGAGGCCGGCTGGTTAGATGAGGCCACAGCCTTACACAGGACACCCTGGGCCGCTCCCAAACAGGAAGTAGGTAAGTAAATGAGAAGGCTGCTGGCTGCAGTGTCCTTGGACTGTGGTTGGTTCCTGTGGGAACCGGCAGCccacaaatttttgttttttttctagtgccCATGAGAACTAATGAGAGCATTGGGTAAAGGTCAATGTATCTGTCTCAGAGTTTTGTGGGGTGGGGTTGCAGCTCAAGTTGAagatcttctgcctctgcctcctgaatgctgggattacaggcattagTCACATCTGGCTGCAACCTCCATTTTGAGGGCAAATGACTTTCATCTGATGTCCTATACCATGCCAGATAGCAACTCCTCATACCAAGTAAGAGGGTCACAGATCTCCACTAGAAACCTCTAAAGCATCCACTAGCTGGAACTCCAGACATCTGATGTCTTAGAAATAAGGTTCACAGGTAAGTGTGCATGTTACCTTCAGAACCAGGCCTTCTGCATGGACCATCTCAAGGTACGTCATTAAAATGCTGAGTCTCTTTGCCTAGTGCTTATCAATTTTTTCTCAGCCTAGCTTATGGTTTTCTAAGTAAATATATAAGTAACATAATCAATGCATTACTTTACAGAATGTTTAACTTGTGCCCATTTTCTACTCTATCTTCAGCAGGCTTAAAAACCATTTTTCCCCCTAGAGATAGGTAAAcaatcttttgttcttttcaagacagggtttctctgcatggccctggttgtcctggaacttgctctgtagattaggctaaccttgaactcagagacctgcttgcTGTTGTCCcccactaggattaaagacaggtGCCATCACTGTCCAAAATAAacaatctttgaaaaaaagatgtatttgcaCTCAACtgtacttctttatttatttaagatttctgtgtcttccccgccaccacctcccatatccctccccctcccatcaaCTGTACTTCTGTGTCTGGGCGTGGGTTTGTGCATCTGGATGCAGGTGACCTCAGAGGCTGGAATAGGGCATCAGATCgatcctctggggctggagctTCAGGCAATGGCTGTGGGGCATGCACTACACTCTCTGAGCCAGCTCCACAGCCCCTTATGTAAGCAATcttggggtttttgagacagggtgcaACTCATTAGtacaggttggcctggaactctatttTCACATTCAGCGACTGTCATAGAAATATATTAATAACCAGATTCTGAGCAGTAAATGTAGGTCACTGACCTACAGCTCTTCCTAAAtttatgtgttctttgatttgaACTACAAACCAAATGAATTAATGTCACCATACAACACAGGTCTATGAGAAGCCAAAAGAGATTACATCATCAAGTTTAAttatttactgagacagggtctctttatgtggCCCTAgctatgctggaactcactatgtggaccaggctagcctcagactaatagagcctctgcctcctgagtgttgggattaaaggcatgcttcaCTCTGCCTGGCtaagtcttttattttctgatatatGGTCTTCTTAGCTATCCAAGCAGacttggaacttactctatagcccaggctctCCTGGTACCTGTGATCTTCTtgcctgactcctgagtgcttggattttAAAtgtatgccatcacacctggctccaTTGTTGATTTTACTTACCTTCACCGACAGCAATACACTCCTCAGCTGAGTCCCTACTTGGGGCTACTACCTGGGAGAACCAACTTAGGGAACAGCAGTTTGTTGGTAAGAGAACTTTAAACATTCCGTATCCCCAAAGTGAAAGAACGAGACCCTTGGGGCCAAAGGGGAAGGAGAACTGTGAAAACAGCAGCAAGGTTGGTTTTCCACACGAGGTTTTGAATAAAGAAGTTGCCTATTCCTACTCCACTACTCAAAACATAAATGACAGGCTTAtttacaaacaaaacaggaaatacaCTAAATAATTTCCAGAAGGAAATCTCTTTCAATGAAATCTAACATTTGAGTTAATGTGCTATAAATCAACACTGATAACCATACATTAATATGCTTGGTATAATAAACTAAGCCTTTGAATCATAATATCAAGTACAACTTCAGAACTTGCTGCAACAAAACGCCCAGTTATTGTTATCTTGAGAAACTGTTTTACAATCTGCAAAGCTGAATATGATACTAAATAACCGGCCATCTATCCTAGAAGGCTACAGAAAACTGAACCACTCGCTGTTAGGATTTAAGAATACAGCTTTAATTTTTTGGTCACTTTtgatcatataaatatataaatcttaacaAGGTAACACTGGTAACTCTAATAAAGGCCATAAAAATAACAGCTCTGCCATATTGCACAGGTAAATTAATTCAGTTGGCTTTCCCAGCCCCCCACCAAACAACTTTTGGGTCATAACTAGAAGACACGGGGATCTATACTCTCGACATTGAATAGTGACGGTATCAAGTCGTTTGCAGAAAATAAACTTTCAACAGTTCACATCCTGACAACATATACACCAGTTAGCAGGATCTCTTTAACACTCGAAACAAGCATCTCATTGGAGTTCCGCGGTAGAGGTGCAGGCTCAGAGCTGCGGTCTGTCCTCGCAGCCGGGAAAGTGGTCCTCGGTCCGAAACAGGACCGGCGGCTCGTAGGCGGCGCGCTGGGGCCCGGTGGGCGCCGACTTGAAGAGAGCGGGAACGCTGATGGTGTGCAGCAACCTCCGGAAGGCCCGAGGGAAGGTCCCCAGCTCGGCCTCAGCCTTGGTGACCTGCTCCTCCATCCTGGCCACGCTGCTGCCGATCATCCTCACGAAAGCCTCGAGCTTGTCGATCCGGCCGTAGATGCGCCTCATCTCCGCGGCTTTGGCGTGAATCCGCGGCACGCCCTCGCTCACCACGTGGGACGAGTCTCCGCGAATCATGTCCAGCATGCCCACGAACTCGTCCACCCTGGCCAGCAGGTCCTCCAGGCTGGCGTCCAGAGCCTCCACCTCGGGCCGCGGCCCCGTGACGGGCAGCAGGCTGGAGGCGTAGCCCAAGGCGGCGCGGCGCAGCAGCGGCAGATCGCGACCCGGAGCGTCCTCCGGGCCGTCAACTTCCCACGGCCCGGACGCGCTGCTGTGGCTCTGCGATACGTGGCCGCTGTCCCCGCTCCACGCAGCACCCAGCGGCTCAGCCTCCTCAGTCGAAGCCTCTCGCAGAAGGGTTCCTCCCGCGGGTCCGTCCTCCATGGCCCGCTCAGCCGCTTCCGGCGCTTCGCGGTTACGTCACGATCCCGCATTTCCCTGATTCCGACGCCGACTGAATGCGTCATGCTCTTACCAGTGTGCTAATCTGTCCATATTCCCAGTGCCCAGTCGGCTTCCGTCCGCCTTTATTGAGTGTGACGGTTGTTTCTACATGTTCATAATCCAAAAAGGATGActattagatgatagataggaaGATGGGTagatgacagataaatagatTAAGCCAGTcgtggcataggcctttaatccca is from Microtus ochrogaster isolate Prairie Vole_2 unplaced genomic scaffold, MicOch1.0 UNK5, whole genome shotgun sequence and encodes:
- the Bloc1s4 gene encoding biogenesis of lysosome-related organelles complex 1 subunit 4; this translates as MEDGPAGGTLLREASTEEAEPLGAAWSGDSGHVSQSHSSASGPWEVDGPEDAPGRDLPLLRRAALGYASSLLPVTGPRPEVEALDASLEDLLARVDEFVGMLDMIRGDSSHVVSEGVPRIHAKAAEMRRIYGRIDKLEAFVRMIGSSVARMEEQVTKAEAELGTFPRAFRRLLHTISVPALFKSAPTGPQRAAYEPPVLFRTEDHFPGCEDRPQL